One genomic window of Brienomyrus brachyistius isolate T26 chromosome 16, BBRACH_0.4, whole genome shotgun sequence includes the following:
- the LOC125709620 gene encoding xin actin-binding repeat-containing protein 2-like isoform X2: MELQSVNKPQGEPSPSIPRPQGDNASTEVAKEDLEANKKIERFDIPLDSLKMVFENCTEVGADRIAHSPTPRRSTAGPTSNTSLEQKRTSSNPSQGSSQAADSVSGSRRQKRSREDMSQSDNGEPAEAEAVSVKERMALYQAAVSKRDASGASSVVLGESEPCSLPGGLASVKKQFESQEIASSQSGTTQAQLQQRPAQVSHDQNFHQSNIAAHYENHDDETVRASEGEDLPKLSTRALKQQYEKTIEQASPSKPIKTDVDFSQFQWGQDVNLSSETSTERMYETSSIIREVEGRTSAYGSMENFPPPPSDLLQVPERPYSPEPVELNFKPIVTKEQYSKQRNLYEFKRLYKHINPEVRKSLESDFFNELESHGGTADDYQQARFMFENSGSSPSKCLSPEREYMEWDEILKGEVQSMRWIFENKPLDSIREYSPDNDNIKNIAQKEIIAGNDVKYTAWMFETQPMDALGTSSPDSAEYRGKITDWARGDVRTATWLFETQPLDTLNTIYQEEEPITTISTNDVIGGDVQYGRYLFENEHLDSLGHTETIDESHFLQLKSELEEIKGGVKKTTSMFETQPMCVIRGEAGEMLEITTVRREETERGDVKTSRWLFETQPLDMINQDPAQVKLVCGVSMENNYQGGLNKGRWLFEMKTLDSVQFEDGENSRLQTEEIIGSDVRKHCRMFEMQPLDALKDHSNDKPWYTDEIIGGDVQSTRQFFEGAPGEHFKDMSEVGKLQKAVALQEERGDVSHQKWLFESQPLENIREEKREIMRTVKLEENDKGDVSNCKEIFETTNLGRHDQIQKMEVEGITSGYVKANKVYFESTPIYAMQDNSGGYHEVKAVRREEIVQGNVQSFKWMFETCPIDQFYESMNKFQLIKGISKEEIESGNVKTTKWLFETQPLDSIKYFSIAKDEEVEDNNSENDIVKGDVNKCRWLFETQPMDVLYEKMEGKGERETENVQKGDVKTCTWLFETQDLDTIGDSSQSDIKTYTIKLDDVKGNDVQMTRFLFETENLENITGEEVAAFKKVTDIDIQSGDVSKMKYIFENQSSDIMTSSSKETMQKLKYITPEDLQKGNVINCTWLFENQPIDNIHGNSEEAKDTHTVNDVLGGDVNRSRFIFETLSLDKIQEDSSKSETTDIQSIHTEIEKGYVKNHTIMFETQPLYAIRDQEGNYHEVTTVTKEDVTKGDVLGTRWLFETKPLDSIKDTNEVYVIKAVTEENVQKGDVTSARWRFETQPLDEISEDAKVFVRTVDDIQGGDVRSSKQRFENSDTSQNFARMVSTSEIQKGDVKSAAWMFETNTIDEIHDKECREMERVGKDEMLKGDVKQSVWLFEKQPLDTLKDVDTTNAGMNLEEIPQGDVKTTMWLFETTPFHKFNENRAEKVEIVGKSVRETLEKLNCQKAASSHGIIIEADEVGDVRMAKFKLMNRDVPEIQKEKVIGVDLKNIVMNLLKHEEVSKSAVTINEEERGDIDTTVKRLFNQETRLNVSKEEIIRGDIQEAINSLLTKEGSERQGILIQEDEKGDIKMTMYSLLNNNRSTTVDKEHIVEGNVRGTLHRLLSNPDNPEQLVRIKVGETERGNVSFYSTCIESGALDYLKQLQAEPDEVPNGKEEKEQIVGGDVEEIKLVLRRSQLQIERTIAEDDIVPGDVHNTAQVFMTQPDTSSATVQKKEIEKGDVRSALDSLKQAMEQTVVIEKEELVKGDINTTLRSLKEFQNQQKVVERPEIVPGDIKGALRSLEESMSTNVDSVIEDLVPGDIKGAIKSLEMAKHAVKEIEKEEILKGDIQSAKHSLREASNERMVCQQQASEQGNVKDTIQLLLETATKQHKPIKDRYMKVSVKSLYDIQEQTKMEREDMIKGDAKSAVKSILKTEQHTIVKPVHAVKNLSLSVESHKNTKKLIKPVKSSFSTQMDHSHTTKSTVALGINRGSSQMKMTAKQTQEIGTVKQTSEQTAVTQNLEVKSLRTDLHKNSRKTENKAKPKLCLQLSASAPLSDPEFPPPPPECDSQVSAAPCLPLMRQDSDLPPPPPPPPPMEPLKFEADHFPPPPSPPPAAMTRYDYLPPPPSQGELAFMPVCDFPAKTRKITEEPMKASSMFKSARPDLPKSAGISLQNSMQELPCLPQKTFIPPVKLPTPDPEPQSTKQKPYMRKFKTPLMIAEEKYRKQKEETEKKTGVSSFILSSGINENSSGAFEGVIADNKNSKQLGEIMKSEGFLRNGEETVTKGTLDTASPDPSVQSTQPKIPLAKNPNSAVKQNPFESLKCDSYSKNKCVSASVLYQTIPTCPTRPETSSLKEQTASVSSVKFHSTPEALQPSNKMMMSTAVGKLASVLNTSSESVIVKENVVHSLKSITNEGRISIKAENDWPASHDLGQVLQQPQRNMIPKVTQNLKPKISLVSNVEEIEIQQQNKAKKRDQQSAVKRKSQATQEETIQSKKGDSLLAFDVHETSTVKTSSEQTNIESEQFAKGYHQTAVKGKSQVKHEETIQSKKGDSLLAHDVCETGIVKISSEQTNTESEQNTAKQRESERISTGNDSRAEIQKKKKHKSKKEKTTVREEKMTDCLKTLCETNAVKTSSEQTNTESEEVVSGDQQTKVRRKSQAKQEETNESKKGDSLLARDVHETGIVKTSSEQTNTESKQVVSGDQQTEVKGESQTKQEETNQSTKDDSLLACDVCETNTVKTSSEQTNTESEQVVSGDQQTAVKGKSQAKQEETNQSMKDDSLLACDVHETGVVKTNSEQTNTESEQVVSGDQQTEVKGESQTKQEETNQSTKDDSVLQCDVCETNAVKINSEQTNTECERVVSGDHQTAVKGESQTKQEETNQSTKDDSLLAHDVCETGIVKISSEQTNTESEQNTAKQRESERISTGNDSRAEIQKTKKHKSKKEKTTVREEKMTDCLKTVPDQEEIRVVQTHHTVQRMHTEVQQEVLITGNNLQPGFQQQGTVQLQNKVKSQKQKEKASKQQVKEQAGQGCCSIQVKTAGMSLQEESIISAASRGGIEIHGEIQKILLDIEDLQEASAKVDPKMVQELLAKFPECMLGSEKKRQFKEIAVENNMQNVKEIITYVRNLVEAKLTHSEETVAKIEQHTSKSITDKTISSEATSNGSKINTRSSNTEVQKNVTKEKKTSHDNRNTEESQVKPECRGRPSPLHSPSPANINTASTQITDTTQTLSSPVINKSPIPPSPSVDKCESPITQKNRATSTPTFDKFEDQSQMKDPTVNLTDGAPPLEEQKPAQILEKNSESVESPPSPHHYTEVKAIAAELSEMSESLLKLVSVNENQGLFGEGPRVEVKRNYSHEDSIHASYVEDLKLDGMDIEKEEVPWVDLSELVHRFETPGENVHIRKEAVVIVEGLESNTEDIITEEDKRILDVEEMPVVNITAIEGLFEITEETSCTNYEKTRVDKVDLNEAMKDSVMETQPSFLMEDRGLEDQAQPADFTETVREQFLSADDLGDDGFKSETVSQHSEGLPACYPLLSNANVVKRKTAVLEPSEGSSHENIVSTSTESEGIFEGVSCGVIQEITSQIVSHHSQEGTIVTGNLCCAA, encoded by the exons GAAGTAGGAGCTGACAGAATAGCGCACAGCCCAACACCCAGGAGATCCACTGCGGGGCCAACGAGCAACACGTCCTTAGAACAGAAAAGGACCTCCTCTAATCCCAGCCAGGGATCCAGTCAAG CTGCGGACAGCGTGAGCGGAAGCAGGCGGCAGAAACGTTCCAGGGAAGACATGAGCCAAAGCGACAACGGCGAGCCAGCAGAGGCAGAGGCTGTGTCGGTGAAGGAGCGCATGGCTCTGTACCAGGCTGCAGTCTCCAAGAGGGATGCCAGCGGTGCCTCCAGTGTG GTCCTGGGGGAGTCCGAACCATGCTCCTTACCTGGGGGGCTCGCCAGCGTCAAGAAGCAATTTGAGAGCCAGGAAATCGCCTCATCTCAGAGCGGCACCACCCAGGCGCAGCTCCAGCAGCGACCTGCGCAG gtcTCACATGATCAAAATTTTCACCAGAGCAACATAGCTGCCCATTATGAAAACCATGATGATGAAACAG TGAGGGCATCAGAAGGAGAGGATCTACCAAAACTTTCCACCAGGGCTTTGAAGCAGCAGTATGAAAAAACCATTGAACAGGCATCACCAAGCAAACCAATTAAG acTGATGTTGATTTCAGCCAGTTTCAGTGGGGCCAAGATGTAAATCTATCATCTGAAACTTCAACAGAGCGAATGTATGAAACATCATCCATAATTAGGGAAGTGGAGGGGAGAACCTCGGCCTATGGGAGCATGGAGAACTTCCCTCCTCCACCTTCAGATCTACTGCAGGTTCCTGAACGTCCCTACTCACCTGAGCCAGTAGAACTGAACTTTAAACCCATAGTCACAAAGGAACAATATTCTAAGCAGAGAAATCTGTATGAGTTCAAGCGCTTGTACAAGCACATTAATCCAGAGGTCCGTAAGAGTCTCGAGAGTGACTTTTTCAATGAGTTGGAGAGTCATGGTGGAACCGCAGATGATTACCAGCAGGCCAGATTTATGTTTGAGAATTCTGGAAGCAGTCCAAGCAAGTGTTTAAGCCCAGAAAGAGAGTACATGGAGTGGGATGAGATCCTCAAAGGAGAAGTACAGTCCATGCGCTGGATATTTGAAAACAAACCCCTGGACTCAATAAGAGAATACTCCCCTGATAATGACAACATAAAGAACATTGCCCAAAAGGAGATCATTGCAGGGAATGATGTCAAGTACACGGCATGGATGTTTGAGACCCAACCAATGGATGCACTGGGCACAAGCTCCCCAGATTCAGCTGAATACCGGGGCAAAATAACTGACTGGGCAAGAGGAGATGTCCGCACTGCTACCTGGCTCTTTGAAACACAGCCATTAGACACACTTAATACAATCTATCAGGAGGAGGAGCCAATCACAACTATCAGCACAAATGATGTGATTGGAGGGGACGTGCAATATGGCAGGTATTTGTTTGAAAATGAACACCTTGACTCTCTGGGTCATACAGAGACCATTGATGAAAGTCATTTCCTGCAACTAAAATCAGAACTTGAGGAGATTAAGGGAGGAGTCAAGAAAACAACCAGCATGTTTGAAACCCAGCCTATGTGTGTCATCAGGGGGGAAGCTGGTGAGATGCTAGAAATTACAACCGTTCGCAGAGAGGAAACTGAGAGAGGAGATGTCAAGACATCCCGTTGGCTCTTTGAAACCCAGCCTTTAGACATGATCAACCAGGACCCTGCTCAGGTGAAACTTGTTTGCGGAGTGTCTATGGAGAATAACTATCAGGGTGGGTTGAACAAGGGCAGATGGCTTTTTGAGATGAAAACTTTAGACTCCGTTCAATTTGAGGATGGGGAGAACTCTAGGCTCCAAACAGAGGAAATAATTGGATCTGATGTCCGCAAGCATTGCAGGATGTTTGAGATGCAGCCTTTGGATGCTTTGAAAGATCATTCCAATGATAAACCCTGGTATACAGATGAAATTATAGGAGGTGATGTCCAATCAACCAGACAGTTTTTTGAAGGTGCTCCAGGGGAGCATTTCAAGGACATGTCTGAGGTAGGCAAACTTCAAAAAGCTGTAGCATTACAAGAGGAGAGAGGCGATGTTAGTCATCAGAAATGGCTCTTTGAGAGCCAACCACTTGAGAACATCAGAGAGGAGAAAAGGGAGATAATGCGTACTGTGAAACTTGAAGAAAATGACAAGGGAGATGTCTCAAACTGCAAGGAAATATTTGAAACTACCAATTTAGGCAGACATGACCAAATTCAAAAAATGGAAGTAGAGGGTATAACCAGTGGCTATGTGAAGGCAAACAAAGTCTATTTTGAATCTACACCCATTTATGCCATGCAGGATAATTCAGGCGGTTACCATGAGGTGAAAGCAGTACGACGGGAGGAGATAGTGCAAGGGAATGTCCAAAGTTTCAAGTGGATGTTTGAAACATGTCCTATTGATCAGTTTTATGAGAGTATGAACAAGTTCCAGCTTATAAAAGGAATATCCAAAGAGGAGATTGAATCAGGCAATGTTAAAACGACTAAGTGGCTTTTTGAGACGCAGCCACTGGACTCTATCAAATATTTCAGCATCGCCAAGGATGAGGAAGTTGAGGACAATAACTCTGAAAATGACATAGTGAAAGGGGATGTGAATAAATGCAGATGGCTGTTTGAAACTCAACCCATGGATGTTCTTTATGAGAAAATGGAGGGGAAAGGTGAAAGAGAAACGGAAAACGTCCAAAAAGGGGATGTGAAAACGTGTACTTGGCTTTTTGAAACACAAGACCTTGACACAATCGGAGACAGTTCCCAATCGGACATAAAGACGTACACCATCAAACTGGATGATGTCAAAGGGAATGATGTCCAGATGACACGTTTTCTTTTTGAGACTGAGAACCTGGAAAATATCACAGGAGAAGAGGTTGCTGCTTTTAAGAAGGTCACAGATATTGATATTCAGTCTGGTGATGTATCTAAGATGAAGTATATATTTGAAAACCAGTCCTCTGATATAATGACCTCAAGCTCAAAGGAGACTATGCAAAAGCTAAAATATATTACGCCGGAAGATCTTCAGAAAGGAAATGTGATTAACTGCACATGGCTGTTTGAAAATCAGCCTATAGACAACATCCATGGAAATTCTGAAGAAGCTAAGGACACTCACACTGTAAATGATGTACTAGGAGGCGATGTCAATAGAAGTCGTTTTATTTTTGAGACGTTGTCTTTGGATAAAATCCAGGAGGATTCCTCCAAATCAGAAACCACAGATATTCAATCTATCCACACAGAGATTGAGAAGGGTTATGTGAAAAATCACACCATAATGTTCGAAACTCAGCCATTATATGCCATCAGAGATCAAGAGGGCAATTACCATGAGGTCACTACTGTCACCAAGGAGGATGTGACAAAAGGTGATGTATTGGGAACAAGATGGCTGTTTGAAACTAAACCTCTTGATTCCATAAAGGACACAAATGAGGTTTATGTTATCAAAGCTGTCACGGAGGAGAATGTTCAGAAAGGAGATGTCACCTCAGCCAGGTGGAGGTTCGAGACACAGCCTCTTGATGAGATTTCTGAAGACGCAAAAGTTTTTGTTAGGACTGTGGATGATATTCAAGGGGGAGATGTTAGGAGTAGCAAGCAGCGCTTCGAGAACAGTGACACGTCTCAGAATTTTGCGAGGATGGTCAGCACGAGTGAAATACAAAAGGGGGATGTCAAAAGTGCTGCGTGGATGTTTGAGACAAATACAATTGATGAAATCCATGATAAAGAATGCAGAGAAATGGAAAGAGTAGGAAAAGATGAGATGTTAAAGGGGGATGTCAAGCAGTCGGTATGGCTTTTTGAAAAACAGCCTCTTGACACGCTTAAAGACGTCGACACAACCAACGCTGGCATGAACCTGGAGGAGATTCCACAAGGGGATGTGAAAACGACAATGTGGCTATTTGAAACAACACCTTTCCACAAGTTTAATGAAAACAGGGCGGAGAAAGTTGAAATAGTGGGCAAAAGCGTCAGAGAGACCCTTGAAAAGCTGAACTGTCAGAAAGCAGCCAGCTCACACGGAATAATAATAGAGGCGGATGAAGTTGGCGACGTCAGAATGGCAAAGTTCAAGCTCATGAATCGGGACGTTCCAGAAATCCAAAAGGAAAAAGTCATCGGTGTGGACCTGAAAAATATAGTAATGAATTTGCTGAAGCATGAGGAAGTATCTAAAAGCGCAGTTACAATAAATGAGGAAGAAAGGGGTGATATCGATACAACAGTGAAACGGCTGTTCAACCAGGAGACACGCCTCAACGTAAGTAAAGAGGAAATCATCAGAGGAGATATCCAGGAGGCCATTAACAGCCTACTGACGAAGGAAGGATCTGAAAGACAGGGTATACTTATTCAGGAGGATGAGAAAGGAGATATAAAGATGACTATGTATTCTCTTCTCAATAATAATAGAAGTACTACTGTTGATAAAGAGCACATCGTTGAAGGTAATGTTAGAGGGACTCTACATAGGCTCCTTTCTAACCCTGATAATCCAGAGCAACTTGTGCGAATAAAAGTAGGTGAAACAGAAAGGGGAAATGTTAGTTTTTACTCTACCTGTATAGAGTCTGGTGCATTAGACTACCTCAAACAGCTCCAGGCTGAACCAGATGAGGTTCCCAATGGTAAGGAAGAGAAAGAACAAATTGTAGGTGGCGATGTAGAAGAGATAAAGCTTGTCCTGAGAAGGAGTCAGCTGCAAATTGAACGCACCATAGCTGAGGATGACATCGTCCCGGGTGACGTCCACAACACTGCTCAGGTTTTCATGACTCAGCCGGACACGTCGAGCGCCACTGTGCAGAAGAAGGAGATCGAGAAGGGGGACGTGAGATCAGCCTTGGACTCTCTAAAACAGGCCATGGAGCAGACGGTTGTGATTGAGAAGGAGGAATTGGTGAAAGGTGACATCAACACCACACTGAGGTCACTCAAAGAGTTCCAGAATCAACAGAAGGTAGTTGAACGGCCAGAGATTGTCCCAGGTGACATCAAGGGAGCACTTCGATCTCTCGAAGAGTCAATGTCCACAAATGTTGATAGTGTCATTGAAGACTTAGTACCTGGTGATATCAAAGGTGCCATTAAGTCATTGGAGATGGCTAAGCATGCCGTGAAAGAGATTGAGAAAGAGGAGATTCTTAAAGGGGATATTCAATCTGCAAAGCATAGCTTACGAGAGGCTTCTAATGAGAGGATGGTCTGCCAGCAGCAAGCGAGTGAACAGGGCAATGTTAAAGACACCATACAGCTCTTACTGGAAACTGCAACTAAACAGCATAAACCCATCAAAGACAGATACATGAAAGTGTCTGTAAAGTCTCTATATGACATACAGGAGCAAACTAAAATGGAACGAGAGGATATGATCAAAGGAGATGCTAAAAGTGCAGTAAAAAGCATACTGAAGACAGAGCAGCATACCATTGTAAAACCAGTTCACGCTGTTAAGAATTTATCCCTAAGTGTGGAATCCCATAAAAACACGAAAAAGCTCATTAAACCAGTGAAGAGCAGTTTTTCAACTCAGATGGACCATTCCCATACAACAAAAAGCACAGTGGCGTTAGGAATCAACAGAGGTTCATCACAAATGAAGATGACTGCAAAACAGACACAGGAGATTGGGACTGTCAAACAAACATCAGAACAAACAGCAGTCACCCAGAACCTTGAGGTTAAATCTCTTAGGACAGATCTTCATAAGaacagcagaaaaacagaaaataaggCCAAACCAAAATTATGCCTCCAACTGTCAGCCTCTGCTCCATTATCTGACCCGGAGTTTCCACCTCCACCTCCAGAATGTGACAGTCAGGTATCTGCCGCTCCTTGTCTGCCTCTCATGAGGCAAGACAGTGATcttcctccacccccacccccacctccacctATGGAGCCATTGAAGTTTGAAGCTGACCACTTCCCAcctcctccatctcctcctcCAGCAGCAATGACAAGATATGACtatttgccacccccaccttcaCAGGGAGAACTCGCATTTATGCCTGTTTGTGATTtccctgcaaagaccagaaaaaTCACGGAGGAACCAATGAAAGCATCCTCTATGTTCAAAAGTGCCAGGCCTGACCTGCCAAAGTCTGCCGGAATCTCGTTGCAAAACTCAATGCAGGAATTACCTTGTCTACCACAGAAGACGTTCATTCCACCAGTAAAACTACCCACACCTGATCCCGAGCCCCAATCCACAAAACAAAAACCTTATATGAGAAAATTTAAAACTCCACTGATGATTGCTGAGGAAAagtacagaaaacagaaagaagaAACTGAGAAGAAGACAGGAGTCTCTTCCTTCATTTTGTCTTCCGGTATTAATGAGAATTCCAGTGGTGCATTTGAAGGGGTCATCGCTGATAACAAAAATTCAAAGCAATTGGGGGAGATAATGAAATCAGAGGGCTTTCTGCGGAATGGGGAAGAGACTGTGACCAAAGGCACATTGGACACTGCATCACCTGATCCATCTGTTCAGTCAACACAGCCAAAGATCCCTTTAGCAAAGAATCCAAATTCTGCAGTTAAACAAAATCCTTTCGAATCTTTGAAATGTGACAGTTATTCTAAAAACAAATGTGTCTCTGCTTCTGTTCTGTATCAAACTATACCCACGTGTCCTACAAGGCCTGAAACGTCTTCCCTAAAAGAACAGACTGCATCAGTTTCTTCTGTTAAATTCCACTCTACCCCTGAAGCACTGCAGCCTTCAAACAAGATGATGATGTCCACTGCTGTTGGGAAACTTGCTAGTGTGTTGAATACCAGCTCAGAAAGTGTTATTGTTAAAGAAAATGTTGTCCACAGCTTGAAAAGCATTACAAATGAAGGCAGGATTTCTATTAAGGCTGAAAATGATTGGCCTGCCTCACACGACCTGGGGCAGGTACTGCAGCAGCCTCAGAGAAATATGATTCCAAAAGTAACTCAGAATTTAAAGCCTAAAATTTCCTTGGTTTCCAATGTTGAAGAAATAGAAATTCAACAGCAAAATAAAGCTAAGAAAAGAGATCAGCAATCTGCAGTAAAGAGGAAAAGTCAGGCGACACAAGAAGAAACAATTCAAAGTAAAAAAGGTGATAGTTTACTAGCCTTTGATGTGCATGAAACTAGTACAGTGAAAACAAGCAGTGAACAGACAAACATAGAAAGTGAACAGTTTGCCAAAGGTTATCACCAAACTGCAGTCAAGGGGAAAAGTCAGGTGAAACATGAAGAAACAATTCAAAGTAAAAAAGGTGATAGTTTACTAGCACATGATGTGTGTGAAACTGGCATAGTGAAAATAAGCAGTGAACAGACAAACACGGAAAGTGAACAGAACACGGCCAAACAGAGAGAATCTGAAAGGATTTCTACTGGGAATGACAGCAGAGCAGAAATacagaagaagaaaaaacataaatcaaagaaggaaaaaaccactgtgAGGGAGGAGAAGATGACGGATTGCTTGAAAACATTGTGTGAAACGAACGCAGTGAAAACAAGCAGTGAACAGACTAACACAGAAAGTGAAGAGGTTGTCAGTGGAGATCAACAAACTAAAGTGAGGAGGAAAAGTCAGGCAAAACAAGAAGAAACAAATGAGAGTAAGAAAGGTGATAGTTTACTAGCACGTGATGTGCATGAAACTGGCATAGTGAAAACAAGCAGTGAACAGACAAATACAGAAAGTAAACAGGTTGTCAGTGGAGATCAACAAACTGAAGTAAAGGGAGAAAGTCAGACGAAACAAGAAGAAACAAATCAGAGCACAAAAGATGACAGTTTACTAGCATGTGATGTGTGTGAAACGAACACAGTGAAAACAAGCAGTGAGCAGACAAACACAGAAAGTGAACAGGTTGTCAGTGGAGATCAACAAACTGCAGTGAAGGGGAAAAGTCAGGCAAAACAAGAAGAAACAAATCAGAGTATGAAAGATGATAGTTTACTAGCATGTGATGTGCATGAAACAGGTGTAGTGAAAACAAACAGTGAACAGACAAACACAGAAAGTGAACAGGTTGTCAGTGGAGATCAACAAACTGAAGTAAAGGGAGAAAGTCAGACGAAACAAGAAGAAACAAATCAGAGCACAAAAGATGACAGTGTACTTCAATGTGATGTGTGTGAAACGAACGCAGTGAAAATAAACAGTGAACAGACAAACACAGAATGTGAACGGGTTGTTAGTGGAGATCACCAAACCGCAGTAAAGGGAGAAAGTCAGACGAAACAAGAAGAAACAAATCAGAGTACGAAAGATGATAGTTTACTAGCACATGATGTGTGTGAAACTGGCATAGTGAAAATAAGCAGTGAACAGACAAACACAGAAAGTGAACAGAACACGGCCAAACAGAGAGAATCTGAAAGGATTTCTACTGGGAATGACAGCAGAGCAGAAATACAGAAGACGAAAAAACATAAATCaaagaaggaaaaaaccactgtgAGGGAGGAGAAGATGACGGATTGCTTGAAAACAGTTCCAGACCAGGAAGAAATCAGAGTGGTGCAGACACACCATACTGTCCAACGGATGCACACTGAAGTCCAACAAGAAGTACTCATCACTGGAAATAACCTTCAGCCCGGTTTCCAACAGCAGGGGACAGTTCAGCTACAGAATAAGGTCAAGtctcaaaaacaaaaagaaaaggcAAGTAAACAACAAGTGAAGGAACAAGCAGGGCAAGGATGTTGCAGTATTCAAGTAAAAACAGCCGGCATGTCATTACAAGAGGAGTCTATAATTTCAGCAGCTAGCAGGGGAGGCATAGAAATCCATGGAGAAATTCAGAAGATTTTGCTTGATATTGAAGATCTTCAGGAAGCATCAGCTAAAGTTGATCCCAAAATGGTCCAGGAGTTACTTGCTAAATTCCCTGAATGCATGCTTGGCTCTGAGAAAAAGAGACAGTTTAAGGAAATTGCAGTCGAGAATAATATGCAAAATGTAAAAGAGATCATCACCTATGTGAGAAATCTAGTTGAAGCGAAGCTTACACATTCAGAGGAAACTGTTGCTAAGATTGAGCAACATACCAGTAAATCCATAACTGACAAGACTATTTCTTCTGAAGCTACATCAAATGGATCTAAAATAAACACCAGGTCCTCAAACACTGAAGTTCAGAAGAACGTTACAAAAGAGAAAAAGACATCACATGACAACAGAAATACTGAAGAGAGTCAAGTAAAACCTGAGTGTAGGGGCAGACCTTCACCCTTGCATTCGCCATCACCTGCTAACATTAACACTGCATCCACTCAGATAACTGACACCACCCAGACACTCTCCTCTCCAGTAATCAACAAGTCCCCTATTCCCCCAAGCCCTTCAGTAGACAAATGTGAATCACCCATAACTCAAAAGAACAGGGCCACATCAACTCCGACCTTCGATAAGTTTGAAGACCAGTCCCAAATGAAGGACCCCACTGTCAATCTGACCGACGGAGCACCTCCattagaggagcagaagcctgcACAAATACTTGAAAAGAACTCTGAAAGCGTGGAGTCTCCACCATCTCCCCATCACTATACTGAAGTGAAAGCCATTGCTGCAGAGCTCTCAGAAATGTCAGAATCATTGCTGAAGCTCGTGTCAGTGAATGAAAATCAAGGGCTCTTTGGAGAAGGTCCAAGGGTAGAGGTGAAAAGGAACTATTCACATGAGGATTCCATCCATGCCTCTTACGTGGAGGATCTCAAGCTAGATGGCATGGACATAGAGAAGGAGGAGGTCCCCTGGGTTGACCTGTCAGAGCTTGTCCACAGATTTGAAACTCCAGGAGAAAATGTTCACATTAGAAAAGAAGCTGTTGTTATAGTGGAAGGACTGGAAAGTAATACTGAAGACATAATTACTGAAGAGGACAAGAGGATCCTTGACGTGGAAGAAATGCCAGTTGTTAATATCACAGCTATTGAAGGTCTTTTTGAAATAACTGAGGAAACTTCATGTACAAATTACGAAAAAACAAGAGTGGATAAAGTGGACCTGAATGAAGCCATGAAAGACAGTGTCATGGAGACACAACCTTCATTTCTTATGGAGGACCGTGGGCTGGAGGATCAAGCTCAACCAGCTGATTTTACAGAGACTGTCAGGGAGCAGTTCTTAAGCGCTGATGATCTTGGCGACGACGGTTTCAAGAGCGAAACCGTCTCCCAGCATTCAGAGGGCTTGCCAGCCTGCTACCCCCTTCTCTCAAACGCTAATGTTGTGAAACGTAAGACAGCTGTGTTAGAACCCTCAGAAGGTTCCTCCCACGAGAACATCGTCTCTACATCGACAGAGAGTGAGGGCATCTTCGAAGGAGTTAGCTGTGGTGTCATACAGGAGATCACCTCACAGATTGTGTCACATCATTCACAGGAGGGAACAATTGTGACTGGTAATCTGTGCTGTGCAGCATGA